A section of the Gloeobacter violaceus PCC 7421 genome encodes:
- a CDS encoding Uma2 family endonuclease: protein MVQYNPLQPLPTDEELPDSDGKPVDNELHVLIPALLRSILALLWVERTDWFFGANMGVYYDPKQPPLVPDAFLSLGVDRNRRAPQLRLSYVLWQENNIVPQWVLEIVSQTPGGEYDAKMAKYAELGVLYHLVYNPNYTRRDRHERFELYRLTDGAYERLPGCPVWIPELELGIGYELGRFEGRTQEWLYWYDREGHRLATPEEAAESQKRLTEQQQQRAEQERQRAERLAARLRAMGIEPDEN, encoded by the coding sequence GTGGTCCAGTACAATCCGCTCCAGCCCCTGCCCACCGATGAGGAACTGCCGGATTCCGACGGCAAGCCTGTGGACAACGAACTGCATGTCCTCATTCCCGCCCTGCTGCGCTCCATTCTGGCGCTGCTGTGGGTGGAGCGGACCGACTGGTTTTTTGGCGCCAATATGGGCGTCTACTATGACCCCAAGCAGCCGCCGCTGGTCCCGGACGCCTTTTTGAGCCTGGGGGTGGACCGCAACCGGCGCGCTCCGCAGCTGCGGCTCAGTTACGTGCTGTGGCAGGAGAACAATATCGTTCCACAATGGGTGCTTGAGATTGTCTCTCAAACCCCCGGCGGCGAGTACGACGCCAAGATGGCCAAGTACGCTGAACTTGGCGTGCTTTACCACCTCGTCTACAACCCCAATTACACCAGGCGCGACCGGCACGAGCGCTTCGAGCTGTATCGGCTCACCGATGGGGCCTACGAACGTTTGCCGGGCTGCCCCGTGTGGATACCCGAACTTGAGCTGGGGATCGGCTACGAGTTGGGTCGCTTTGAAGGCCGCACCCAGGAGTGGCTGTACTGGTACGACCGAGAGGGTCACCGATTGGCCACGCCCGAGGAAGCAGCCGAATCTCAGAAGCGACTCACAGAACAGCAACAGCAACGCGCCGAGCAAGAGCGACAGCGTGCCGAGCGCCTGGCCGCCCGGCTGCGGGCGATGGGTATCGAGCCCGACGAAAACTGA